In Sphaeramia orbicularis chromosome 3, fSphaOr1.1, whole genome shotgun sequence, a genomic segment contains:
- the ipo7 gene encoding importin-7, with translation MDPESLVEALRGTMDPNLREAAERQLNEGHTQVNFVSTLLRVTMSEQLDLPVRQAGVIYLKNMITQHWSDGDGSGTETPIINNIPDEDRQFIRDNIVEAIIHSPERIRVQLTTCIHHMIKHDYPGKWTTIVDKIGFYLQSDNSAGWLGILLCLYQLVKNYEYKKPEERQPLVAAMHIFMPMLKERFIQLLPDHSSDSVLIQKQIFKILYALFQYNLPLELINRQNLTEWMEILKTVVDRDVPPETMQIDEDERPELPWWKCKKWALHILARLFERYGSPGNTTKEYAEFAELFLKEYAVPAQQVLLKVLYQYKEKQYVAPRVLQQTLNYINQGIAHALTWKNLKPHIQGIIQDVVFPLMCYTDSDEELWQEDPYEYIRMKFDVFEDFISPTTAAQTLLFTACNKRKEVLQKTMGFCYQILTDPASDPRKKDGALHMIGSLAEILLKKKIYKDQMEFMLQNHVFPLFRSELGYMRARACWVLHYFCEVKFKSDQNLQTALELTRLCLINDNEMPVKVEAAIALQVLISNQEKAKEYITPFIRPVMQALLHIVRETENDDLTNVIQKMICEYSEEVTPIAVEMTQHLAMTFNQVIQTGPDEEGGDDKAVTAMGILNTIDTLLSVVEDHKEITQQLEGICLQVIGTVLQQHVLEFYEEILSLAHSLTCQQVSPQMWQLLPLVYEVFQQDGFDYFTDMMPLLHNYVTVDTDTLLSDTKYLEIIYSMCKKVLTGDPGEDPECHAAKLLEVIILQCKGRGIDQVVPLFVAAALERLTREVKTSELRTMCLQVAIAALYYSPPLLLNTLENLRFPNNTEPITNHFITQWLKDVDCFLGLHDRKMCILGLCALIDLDHRPQAVNQVAGQLLPAAILLFSGLKRAYACRAEHENEEDDDDEDGEEDDDNAELGSDEDDIDEEGQEYLEMLAKQAGEDGDDEDWEEDDAEETALEGYTTAVDDEENVVDEYQIFKAILQNIQTRDPAWYQALTQVLDEEQGKQLQDIGTLADQRRAAHESKMIEKHGGYKFETQEVPDTFNFGGIAPGMN, from the exons ATGGATCCCGAGTCTTTGGTCGAGGCCCTTCGGGGAACGATGGACCCCAATCTGCGGGAGGCCGCGGAGAGACAGCTGAACGAG GGTCACACCCAGGTAAACTTTGTGTCCACTCTGCTGCGTGTCACCATGTCTGAACAGCTCGATTTGCCTGTCAGGCAAGCAG GTGTAATTTACCTTAAGAACATGATAACCCAGCACTGGAGTGATGGAGACGGTTCAGGCACAGAGACACCCATCATCAATAACATCCCTGACGAGGACAGGCAGTTTATTCGAGACAACATAGTGGAGGCCATCATCCATTCACCTGAGCGCATCAG GGTTCAGTTGACAACATGTATCCATCACATGATCAAGCATGACTACCCCGGCAAGTGGACGACCATTGTGGACAAGATTGGCTTCTACCTGCAGTCAGACAACAGTGCAGGATGGCTAGGAATCTTGCTTTGCCTTTACCAGCTGGTCAAAAACTATGA ATATAAGAAACCTGAAGAACGTCAGCCTCTGGTGGCTGCCATGCACATCTTCATGCCCATGCTGAAAGAGCGCTTCATCCAGCTGCTCCCTGACCACTCCAGTGACTCTGTCCTGATCCAGAAACAGATCTTCAAAATCCTCTATGCTCTCTTCCAG TACAATCTTCCCCTCGAACTCATCAATAGACAGAACCTGACAGAATGGATGGAGATCCTCAAGACAGTAGTGGATAGAGATGTGCCTCCG GAGACAATGCAGATAGATGAAGATGAGAGGCCTGAGTTGCCGTGGTGGAAGTGCAAGAAGTGGGCCCTTCACATCTTGGCTCGGCTGTTTGAGAG ATATGGAAGTCCAGGAAACACAACCAAAGAGTACGCAGAGTTTGCTGAACTTTTCCTCAAGGAATATGCAGTCCCTGCACAGCAG GTGCTTCTGAAAGTCTTATACCAGTACAAGGAAAAGCAATATGTGGCTCCCAGAGTACTCCAGCAGACGCTCAACTACATCAACCAGGGCATTGCACATGCTCTGACGTGGAAGAACCTCAAACCACACATCCAG GGCATCATTCAGGATGTTGTTTTCCCGCTCATGTGTTACACAGACAGTGATGAGGAGTTGTGGCAGGAGGATCCATACGAGTACATTCGCATGAAATTTG ATGTATTTGAGGACTTCATATCGCCCACAACAGCAGCCCAGACACTCCTCTTTACCGCCTGTAACAAGAGGAAAGAG gtgCTGCAAAAGACTATGGGCTTCTGCTACCAGATTCTTACTGACCCTGCCTCTGACCCAAGGAAAAAGGATGGTGCCCTCCACATGATTGGATCTTTGGCTGAAATCCTACTGAAG AAAAAGATTTACAAAGATCAGATGGAGTTCATGCTGCAGAATCACGTCTTCCCCCTGTTCCGCAGTGAACTGGGCTACATGAGAGCTAGA GCCTGCTGGGTGCTGCATTACTTCTGCGAAGTGAAGTTCAAAAGTGACCAGAACCTGCAGACGGCCCTGGAGCTGACCCGCCTTTGTCTAATCAATGACAATGAAATGCCAGTCAAGGTGGAGGCTGCTATTGCCCTGCAGGTTCTCATCAGCAACCAGGAGAAAG CCAAAGAATACATCACCCCCTTCATCCGGCCAGTGATGCAGGCACTTCTGCACATTGTCAGAGAGACGGAGAATGACGACCTCACCAATGTCATACAGAAAATGATCTGTGAATACAGTGAGGAAGTCACTCCAATTGCAGTGGAGATGACGCAGCACTTG GCTATGACGTTCAACCAGGTGATTCAGACGGGGCCTGATGAGGAGGGAGGAGATGACAAGGCTGTGACGGCTATGGGCATCCTCAACACTATTGATACACTGTTAAGTGTAGTGGAGGATCACAAAGAG ATCACACAGCAGTTGGAGGGCATCTGCCTGCAGGTGATTGGCACTGTGCTGCAACAACATGTACTTG AGTTTTATGAGGAGATCCTGTCACTGGCTCACAGCCTGACTTGCCAGCAGGTGTCGCCACAGATGTGGCAGCTCCTTCCACTGGTGTACGAAGTCTTCCAGCAGGATGGATTTGACTACTTCACAG acatGATGCCTCTTCTTCACAACTATGTCACCGTTGATACAGACACCCTTCTCTCTGATACCAAATATCTGGAGATCATCTATAGCATGTGCAAGAAG GTCCTAACGGGTGATCCAGGCGAAGACCCAGAGTGCCATGCAGCCAAGCTGTTGGAGGTGATCATTCTGCAGTGCAAAGGCCGTGGCATTGACCAG GTTGTGCCCTTGTTTGTGGCTGCTGCGCTGGAGCGTTTGACACGGGAGGTGAAGACCAGCGAGCTGAGGACTATGTGTCTGCAGGTGGCCATAGCCGCACTTTACTACAGCCCCCCTCTTCTCCTCAACACGTTGGAGAATCTGCGTTTTCCCAACAACACTGAGCCAATCACTAACCACTTCATAACCCAGTGGCTCAAAGATGTTGATTGCTTCCTTGG ACTTCATGACAGAAAAATGTGCATTCTTGGACTTTGTGCCCTGATTGACCTCGATCACAGGCCTCAGGCTGTTAATCAGGTGGCCGGTCAGCTTCTTCCAGCAGCCATCCTACTCTTCAGCGGCCTCAAGAGGGCGTACGCTTGCCGAGCAGAGCATGAGAATGaggaagatgacgatgatgaagatgggGAGGAGGATGATGACAATG CGGAGCTGGGCAGTGATGAGGATGACATTGATGAAGAGGGGCAGGAGTATCTGGAGATGCTGGCGAAGCAGGCAGGAGAGGACGGAGACGATGAAGACTGGGAGGAGGACGACGCCGAGGAGACGGCGCTTGAGGGTTACACTACAGCAGTAGATGACGAAGAAAACGTGGTGGACGAGTATCAAATCTTCAAAGCCATACTTCAGA ATATCCAGACCCGTGACCCAGCATGGTACCAGGCACTAACACAAGTCCTCGATGAGGAACAGGGCAAACAGCTTCAGGACATCGGCACACTTGCAGACCAGAGACGGGCAGCACATG AATCCAAAATGATCGAGAAACACGGCGGGTACAAATTCGAAACACAAGAGGTGCCAGATACTTTCAACTTTGGAGGCATTGCTCCAGGAATGAATTGA